Proteins encoded together in one Candidatus Sulfotelmatobacter sp. window:
- the shc gene encoding squalene--hopene cyclase translates to MDTNSPDSHIAAAPLGSNPKLTFGKIEGLGARVSAAVAAARKFLFSQRHEEGYWCGELEADTTLESDYILLHTLLGTGNLERFQKAANWILRHQNEDGGWSIYAAGPSNISASVKAYFGLKLAGYAADHPALARARKKILEMGGVTEVNTFTKIYLCFFGQYDYDAVPAIPPEIVLFPNWFWFNIYEISSWSRAILVPLSICYAKKPFKKIPREMGVEELFVGGMQKSRMHLHWAKKLVSWRNFFLVLDRMTHWFERVHVRPLRSIALKSAEKWMLARFEMSDGLGAIYPSMMNAIIALRCLGYSLDDPQVIRALDEFERLGIEEEDTFRMQPCMSPVWDTAYALFALGEAGVPTNDPRMVKSADWILQKQVRNVGDWKVKNKAGQPGGWYFEFNNEFYPDVDDSAMVCLGLSRVEHPNGRYQRESVQRAIDWIFSMQCKNGGWASFDKDNDKMVFQYIPFADHNAMLDPPTVDITGRILEMLATYGYSQTHPAVQRAISFVKKAQEPDGSWFGRWGVNYIYGTALVLRGLEAIGMDLHEPCIQQGAEWLRMVQNADGGWGETVGSYDDPNLRGVGESTPSQTAWAVLGLLAANDIRSDSVARGVAYLLRTQRKDGSWDEPFFTGTGFPRVFYLMYHLYRDYFPLLALTTYGKVMEKAGR, encoded by the coding sequence ATGGACACGAACTCCCCCGATTCTCATATAGCTGCGGCACCTCTGGGTTCTAATCCCAAACTTACGTTCGGAAAAATTGAGGGACTCGGCGCGCGCGTGAGCGCGGCCGTGGCGGCGGCGCGCAAGTTTTTGTTCTCGCAGCGGCACGAAGAAGGGTACTGGTGCGGCGAACTCGAAGCGGACACGACGCTCGAGTCGGACTACATTCTGCTGCACACTCTGCTCGGCACCGGCAATCTGGAGAGATTTCAAAAGGCGGCGAACTGGATTCTGCGTCATCAAAACGAAGACGGCGGCTGGAGCATTTATGCGGCCGGGCCCTCGAATATTTCGGCTTCGGTGAAGGCCTATTTCGGATTGAAGCTGGCCGGGTACGCGGCCGACCATCCGGCGCTGGCGCGGGCCCGCAAGAAGATTCTGGAGATGGGCGGCGTCACCGAAGTCAATACATTCACCAAGATCTATCTTTGTTTCTTCGGGCAGTATGATTACGATGCGGTGCCGGCGATTCCGCCGGAGATCGTGCTGTTTCCCAACTGGTTCTGGTTCAATATTTACGAAATTTCCTCGTGGTCGCGCGCCATTCTGGTGCCGCTTTCGATCTGCTATGCCAAGAAGCCGTTTAAGAAAATTCCGCGCGAGATGGGTGTAGAGGAATTATTTGTCGGCGGGATGCAGAAGTCGCGCATGCATCTGCACTGGGCGAAGAAGCTGGTTTCATGGCGGAACTTCTTTCTGGTGCTGGATCGTATGACGCATTGGTTTGAGCGCGTGCATGTGCGTCCCCTGCGCTCGATTGCGTTGAAGAGTGCCGAGAAGTGGATGCTGGCGCGCTTCGAGATGAGCGACGGCCTGGGCGCGATTTATCCCTCGATGATGAACGCGATTATTGCGCTGCGCTGCCTGGGATATTCGCTGGACGATCCGCAGGTGATTCGCGCTCTGGATGAATTTGAGAGGCTGGGAATCGAAGAGGAAGATACGTTCCGCATGCAGCCCTGCATGTCGCCGGTCTGGGATACGGCATACGCGCTGTTTGCGTTGGGGGAGGCGGGCGTGCCGACGAACGATCCGCGGATGGTGAAAAGCGCCGACTGGATTCTACAGAAGCAAGTCCGCAACGTCGGCGACTGGAAAGTCAAAAATAAGGCGGGGCAGCCGGGCGGCTGGTACTTCGAGTTTAACAACGAGTTTTATCCGGATGTCGATGATAGCGCGATGGTTTGCCTTGGGCTGAGCCGCGTGGAACATCCCAATGGACGGTACCAGCGCGAGTCGGTGCAGCGCGCCATCGACTGGATTTTTTCCATGCAGTGCAAAAACGGCGGCTGGGCGTCGTTCGACAAAGATAACGACAAGATGGTGTTTCAGTACATCCCGTTCGCCGATCACAACGCCATGCTCGATCCGCCGACCGTCGATATTACAGGGCGCATCCTCGAGATGCTCGCGACTTACGGCTATAGCCAGACGCATCCGGCGGTGCAGCGTGCGATCTCCTTCGTGAAAAAAGCCCAGGAGCCGGACGGCAGTTGGTTCGGGCGTTGGGGCGTGAATTACATTTACGGCACGGCGCTGGTGCTGCGCGGCCTGGAAGCGATTGGCATGGATTTGCACGAGCCCTGCATTCAGCAGGGCGCGGAATGGCTGCGCATGGTGCAGAACGCCGACGGCGGCTGGGGCGAAACCGTTGGATCGTATGACGATCCGAATCTGCGCGGAGTGGGCGAGAGCACGCCGTCACAGACCGCGTGGGCAGTCCTGGGCCTGCTCGCGGCCAACGACATTCGCAGCGACTCGGTGGCGCGCGGCGTGGCCTACCTGCTGCGCACGCAGAGAAAAGATGGCTCGTGGGACGAGCCGTTCTTCACCGGCACCGGCTTCCCGCGCGTGTTCTATCTGATGTACCACCTCTACCGCGATTATTTCCCGCTGCTGGCGCTGACCACGTATGGGAAGGTGATGGAGAAGGCGGGAAGGTAG
- a CDS encoding 4-hydroxy-3-methylbut-2-enyl diphosphate reductase codes for MTGVLAKSNGKTLLLLKPRGFCAGVVRAIDVVRIALEAFGPPIYVRKEIVHNSFVVEELRGKGAIFVDSEDEVPNGERIIYSAHGVSPEVREHSARRGLRVIDATCPLVTKVHVEAVKFAKEGYSLILIGHKDHDEVVGTLGEAPLVTQVVGSPEQVKHLSVPDPDHVAYLTQTTLSLDETKDIIAALKKKFPNIKGPAAQDICYATENRQVAVKQVASEADLLLVVGSENSSNSNRLVEVARNLGTNAHLIDSCNDIEAEWLKGVKTIALTAGASAPECLVEETVAFLRNKGFGNLQELEVMPENVRFGLPPEIVEAIAAAPAVATAD; via the coding sequence ATGACAGGCGTTCTAGCGAAGAGTAACGGAAAGACTTTACTGCTGCTCAAGCCGCGTGGATTCTGCGCGGGGGTGGTGCGGGCAATTGATGTGGTCCGCATTGCGCTGGAGGCGTTTGGGCCGCCGATTTATGTGCGTAAGGAGATCGTCCACAACAGCTTTGTGGTCGAGGAGCTGCGCGGCAAGGGCGCGATTTTTGTCGACAGTGAGGACGAAGTTCCGAACGGGGAGCGCATTATCTACAGCGCGCACGGAGTTTCGCCCGAGGTGCGCGAGCATAGCGCGCGGCGCGGCTTGCGGGTGATTGATGCGACTTGTCCTCTGGTGACGAAGGTGCACGTCGAGGCGGTGAAATTTGCCAAGGAAGGATATTCGCTCATCCTGATTGGGCACAAGGATCACGATGAGGTGGTCGGAACGCTGGGCGAGGCGCCGCTGGTGACACAGGTGGTGGGATCGCCGGAGCAGGTGAAGCATCTTTCCGTGCCCGATCCAGATCACGTCGCGTATCTGACTCAGACGACGCTGAGCCTGGATGAGACCAAAGATATTATTGCGGCGCTGAAGAAAAAGTTTCCCAACATTAAGGGTCCGGCGGCGCAGGATATCTGTTATGCCACGGAAAATCGGCAGGTCGCCGTGAAGCAGGTGGCTTCTGAAGCCGACTTGCTGCTCGTCGTAGGTTCTGAGAATAGTTCGAATTCGAACCGGCTGGTCGAGGTGGCGCGGAATCTGGGCACGAACGCTCATCTCATCGATAGCTGCAATGACATTGAGGCTGAGTGGTTAAAGGGTGTGAAGACGATCGCGCTCACGGCCGGGGCCTCGGCGCCCGAATGCCTGGTGGAAGAGACCGTCGCGTTTCTGCGCAACAAGGGATTCGGCAACTTGCAGGAACTCGAAGTGATGCCGGAAAACGTACGCTTCGGGCTGCCGCCAGAGATTGTTGAGGCGATCGCGGCGGCCCCGGCTGTGGCAACCGCGGATTAA
- a CDS encoding type II toxin-antitoxin system VapC family toxin: MRFLLDTQTLIWWMTDDPQLSKNARTAIAREANASLVSAASAWGIAIKVRLGRLPASVDLVQDFVADLALQRIEILEISAEHGVRAGLLPGPHKDPFDRMLIAQAQAEGIAIVSNDRALDDYGLRRIS, translated from the coding sequence ATGCGCTTCCTGTTGGACACTCAGACTTTGATCTGGTGGATGACCGACGATCCTCAGCTTTCGAAGAATGCACGAACCGCTATTGCGCGGGAGGCAAACGCATCGCTAGTAAGTGCGGCGTCGGCTTGGGGAATCGCGATTAAGGTCCGCCTGGGTCGCTTGCCGGCATCGGTGGACTTGGTTCAGGATTTTGTCGCGGACTTGGCGTTGCAGCGAATCGAGATTCTCGAGATCAGCGCCGAACATGGCGTCCGGGCGGGCCTGCTGCCCGGGCCGCACAAAGATCCTTTCGACCGCATGCTCATCGCGCAAGCGCAAGCCGAGGGGATCGCCATCGTCAGCAATGATCGGGCGCTGGATGATTATGGACTGCGCCGTATCTCGTAA
- a CDS encoding type II toxin-antitoxin system prevent-host-death family antitoxin, which yields MQTVTIHKAKTNLSRLIEKACQGEEIVIARGSKPVVRLVAIEGQDGNRKPGAWKGRVKLGPEFFEPLPQDELEHWG from the coding sequence ATGCAAACAGTCACCATCCACAAAGCCAAGACCAATCTTTCGCGTCTGATCGAAAAGGCATGCCAGGGCGAGGAGATCGTGATTGCGCGCGGATCAAAACCCGTTGTTCGGTTGGTAGCCATCGAAGGCCAGGATGGGAACCGGAAACCGGGAGCCTGGAAGGGACGCGTGAAGCTGGGACCAGAGTTCTTCGAACCTCTGCCGCAGGACGAGTTGGAACATTGGGGGTAA
- a CDS encoding beta-propeller fold lactonase family protein yields MSQTVRACLGLSSVLLLAASAFATTPVVTVTSPANNSTVSAPTHFVATATSSGCSKGISAIRIYSAPGVSAYTVSGGKLNGYISLANGTYNTVVQAWDNCGGVAKANVTITVNAQSAPAGFFYLTMSNWVPNGANNINNVIGYTIVAGGDGALAQTLQGPVNTNIFPIGAATDKGGYRLYVADWDSGDVFAYYIYGNDGYIYPVPGSPFPVGRSVQAVAVSPSGDYVFAARSENAPGDGIEVFQVQSNGSLVQAPGSPYATQNGPYAMVVDPSGKFLYVGDTSNYIEAFAISSSGYLTPLAGSPYPMPLPKNGCGVNPNDTIDWAGKYLYTADRGDNSISGYDINSSSGVPTAISGSPWSAEGGCIGGINQSNFNPDSLAIDGTGKFMYAHNGDSFSISIFSINQSTGALTWIKDTANTSAGALGPIRTDPTGNYLYTSSFQGGIDVYVINHTTGDLTASPSSPIPIPPDGNAYWTSFAVAPPQ; encoded by the coding sequence ATGAGTCAAACAGTTCGCGCTTGCCTTGGCCTGAGTTCGGTTCTACTCCTGGCTGCATCGGCCTTTGCCACTACCCCCGTCGTTACCGTAACCAGCCCCGCCAATAACTCAACGGTCAGCGCCCCCACACATTTCGTCGCCACTGCTACCAGCTCTGGATGCTCGAAAGGGATCTCCGCCATCCGCATCTATTCGGCTCCGGGAGTTTCCGCGTACACCGTATCCGGTGGCAAGCTCAATGGTTACATCTCACTCGCCAATGGCACCTACAATACGGTCGTCCAGGCCTGGGATAACTGCGGAGGCGTCGCCAAGGCTAACGTCACCATCACCGTCAATGCTCAGTCCGCTCCCGCAGGATTCTTTTATCTGACTATGAGCAACTGGGTGCCCAATGGCGCCAACAACATCAACAACGTGATTGGCTACACAATCGTGGCGGGCGGAGATGGCGCTCTTGCGCAGACTCTGCAGGGCCCGGTAAACACGAACATATTCCCGATAGGTGCTGCGACGGATAAAGGTGGATACCGACTCTACGTCGCGGATTGGGACTCCGGCGACGTCTTCGCTTACTACATTTACGGGAATGACGGATATATCTATCCCGTGCCCGGATCGCCGTTTCCGGTGGGCCGCTCGGTGCAAGCTGTGGCGGTCTCTCCATCCGGGGATTATGTTTTCGCCGCCCGCAGCGAAAATGCGCCTGGCGATGGAATCGAAGTCTTCCAGGTTCAGTCCAACGGATCGCTGGTTCAGGCGCCGGGATCTCCTTATGCAACACAAAACGGTCCCTACGCCATGGTTGTGGATCCTAGCGGAAAGTTCTTGTACGTGGGCGATACCTCGAACTACATCGAAGCGTTTGCAATCAGCTCCAGCGGATATCTGACGCCGCTAGCAGGCTCGCCCTACCCGATGCCCCTGCCCAAGAATGGGTGCGGGGTTAACCCGAATGACACCATCGATTGGGCCGGCAAGTATCTGTATACGGCAGATCGCGGCGACAACTCCATATCCGGGTATGACATTAACAGCAGCAGCGGCGTCCCGACTGCGATTTCCGGCTCTCCGTGGTCCGCCGAGGGCGGCTGTATAGGAGGCATAAACCAATCAAACTTCAACCCCGATTCCCTTGCTATCGATGGAACGGGCAAATTCATGTACGCACACAATGGGGATAGCTTCTCTATTTCCATCTTCAGCATCAATCAATCCACCGGCGCTCTGACCTGGATTAAAGACACGGCGAATACAAGCGCCGGCGCTCTAGGGCCGATTCGTACCGATCCGACGGGCAATTATCTCTACACGTCTAGTTTTCAGGGAGGCATCGATGTGTATGTGATCAATCACACCACCGGGGATTTGACCGCAAGCCCCAGTTCGCCCATACCGATTCCTCCGGACGGAAACGCGTACTGGACCTCGTTTGCCGTAGCTCCCCCGCAATAA
- a CDS encoding TonB family protein has translation MVSANTQSRRLFLALVLLLIALAGVVLNDRQFWFGSAPAGLNDSSATLATPAVMAPAVATKRAAAPVTGRPVSAPPTPTKSAVVNRNRSTAPASSEPQPVDAAPAVTRTVLPPLEVEVVAGDKHSTIRPGSNATKVEITRPGSEPLAAATKAAEREHLSADVSQTGSQTSYPLLAQHMNVQGSVVLQALIGADGVIQHIKVVNGPAILTSAAEQAVREWRFKPVLQNGQAVETQARITVNFNIKVADGSAKTTVAENEPGRIQVLSR, from the coding sequence GTGGTCTCCGCGAACACGCAATCCCGCCGTTTGTTTCTGGCGCTGGTCCTGCTCCTGATCGCGCTCGCCGGAGTAGTGCTGAACGATCGGCAATTCTGGTTTGGTTCAGCGCCCGCGGGGCTTAACGACAGTTCGGCCACATTGGCAACGCCGGCGGTCATGGCGCCCGCCGTCGCAACAAAGAGAGCCGCAGCGCCAGTCACTGGAAGGCCAGTTTCCGCGCCTCCCACGCCAACAAAATCTGCCGTCGTTAACAGGAACCGCAGTACCGCTCCTGCGTCATCTGAGCCGCAGCCAGTCGACGCGGCGCCCGCCGTCACCCGCACGGTCCTGCCTCCGCTTGAAGTTGAAGTGGTAGCCGGGGACAAACACAGCACCATTCGCCCCGGCAGCAACGCGACTAAAGTTGAGATCACCCGTCCGGGGTCGGAGCCCCTCGCAGCCGCTACCAAGGCTGCCGAGCGCGAGCACCTCTCCGCCGACGTTTCCCAGACCGGCTCCCAGACTTCCTACCCGCTGCTGGCGCAGCACATGAACGTGCAGGGATCGGTGGTATTGCAAGCTCTCATCGGCGCCGACGGCGTAATTCAGCACATTAAGGTTGTTAACGGCCCCGCGATTCTCACCTCGGCAGCTGAACAAGCCGTACGCGAGTGGCGATTCAAACCCGTCCTTCAAAATGGCCAGGCAGTCGAGACTCAGGCCCGCATCACGGTCAATTTCAACATCAAAGTAGCCGATGGCTCCGCCAAAACTACGGTCGCCGAAAACGAACCCGGCCGCATTCAAGTCCTCTCTCGCTAA
- a CDS encoding DNA repair protein RecN yields the protein MLIEMRLENYAVIDNLVVEFGQGLNLLTGETGAGKSILVDALALLLGDKASSDVIRMGAERAVVSAVFEIEGAAERPLAKILESNGLDESDDGSLILRREIASGGKGRVFVNNQPATVAVLRFLAPHLATIHAQNESLASSDGPTRLALLDAFAGSQLEAVETVFGAWKEIRTRIQQLEHGEQDRLRLVDLWNFQKKEIDDGRLQSGEDESLETEKRVLANAEKIYNAAMNAFDLLYEGNGSTASSLRAAQKQVEELVRYEPKFQEALAALETARISVEDVGATVRDYAGGIQASPEHLAQVQDRLALLDRLKRKYGPTLDGVISFGADVSRKLSEVENKDEILRELRSEWMKAAGEYLRAARTLSKKRAEAARRLEKLVEAEINDLAMKSAFRVEMTSSEEEGNWSESGIDQVLYMISTNPGEPLRQLEHIASGGELSRVMLALKASVEAGKFPPFDKLRAGFLAHRTREKWSTQNSSRTQDLSRKGHEKSAAQRTLVFDEIDTGIGGRAAEAVGKKLKALSRANQVLCVTHLPQIATFGDHHYVIEKKESSGRARTSIREVAGEERTEEVARMLSGAKLTETSRKHAEQMIRANA from the coding sequence GTGCTGATCGAAATGCGGCTGGAGAACTATGCGGTCATCGACAACCTTGTGGTGGAGTTTGGCCAGGGCCTGAATCTGCTGACGGGTGAGACCGGGGCGGGGAAGTCGATTCTGGTGGATGCGCTCGCGTTGCTGTTGGGCGACAAGGCGTCGAGCGATGTGATTCGCATGGGGGCGGAGCGGGCGGTGGTCTCGGCGGTGTTTGAAATTGAAGGAGCTGCGGAAAGGCCGCTGGCGAAAATTCTCGAATCGAACGGTTTGGACGAGTCGGATGACGGGTCTTTAATACTGCGGCGCGAAATTGCCAGCGGAGGCAAAGGGCGCGTATTTGTGAATAATCAGCCGGCGACGGTGGCGGTGTTGCGGTTCCTGGCGCCGCATCTGGCGACGATTCATGCCCAGAACGAATCGCTGGCATCATCGGACGGACCCACGCGATTGGCGCTGCTGGATGCGTTTGCCGGCAGCCAACTTGAGGCCGTGGAGACGGTATTCGGGGCGTGGAAGGAGATTCGCACGCGCATCCAACAACTTGAGCACGGAGAACAAGACCGGCTTCGACTGGTCGACCTGTGGAATTTCCAGAAAAAAGAGATCGATGACGGGCGCTTGCAGAGTGGGGAAGACGAGAGCCTGGAGACCGAAAAGCGCGTCTTGGCCAACGCGGAAAAAATTTACAATGCAGCGATGAATGCGTTCGATCTGCTCTACGAAGGCAATGGATCGACCGCCTCATCGCTGCGCGCGGCGCAGAAGCAGGTCGAGGAGTTGGTGCGGTACGAGCCGAAATTTCAGGAAGCGCTCGCGGCGCTGGAGACGGCACGCATCAGCGTAGAGGACGTAGGCGCGACCGTTCGCGATTATGCGGGAGGAATTCAGGCTTCGCCGGAACACCTGGCGCAAGTGCAGGATCGGCTGGCGCTGCTCGATCGGCTGAAGCGGAAGTATGGGCCGACGCTCGACGGCGTTATTTCCTTCGGCGCCGACGTTTCGCGGAAGTTGTCGGAGGTCGAGAACAAAGACGAAATTCTGCGGGAGTTGCGCAGCGAGTGGATGAAGGCGGCGGGGGAATATCTGCGCGCGGCGCGGACGCTCTCGAAGAAGCGGGCGGAGGCGGCGCGGCGACTGGAGAAGCTGGTAGAGGCGGAGATCAACGATCTGGCGATGAAGTCGGCATTTCGGGTAGAGATGACTTCGTCGGAGGAAGAAGGGAATTGGAGCGAATCGGGGATCGATCAAGTGCTGTATATGATCTCGACCAATCCAGGCGAGCCGTTGCGGCAATTGGAGCATATCGCGTCGGGCGGGGAATTGTCGCGGGTTATGCTGGCGCTGAAGGCCAGTGTGGAGGCCGGGAAATTCCCACCCTTCGACAAGCTCAGGGCAGGCTTTCTCGCGCACAGAACGCGCGAAAAATGGAGTACCCAAAATTCGTCTCGTACCCAGGATTTATCTCGCAAAGGTCATGAGAAATCGGCCGCGCAGCGAACTTTGGTGTTTGATGAGATTGATACCGGGATCGGCGGGCGGGCGGCCGAGGCGGTGGGGAAGAAGTTGAAGGCTTTGTCGCGCGCGAATCAGGTATTGTGCGTGACGCATCTGCCGCAGATCGCGACGTTTGGCGATCACCATTACGTAATTGAGAAGAAGGAATCGAGTGGGCGCGCGCGGACCAGCATTCGCGAGGTCGCGGGCGAGGAGCGAACCGAGGAAGTGGCGCGCATGCTCAGCGGAGCGAAACTCACCGAGACTTCGCGCAAGCATGCGGAACAGATGATCCGGGCCAACGCCTGA
- a CDS encoding VOC family protein — MTRATTTAISPFFIVSDVDQSIAFYCDRLGFETRFKEPKRNPFFAIVGRDGAQIFVKADKDVSPLPNPKRHPNMLWDAFVYAPDPDALAAEFAEHGAEFSAPLKDTSSGLRGFEISDPDGYVLFFGRPIGE; from the coding sequence ATGACACGAGCAACAACGACGGCGATTTCGCCATTCTTTATCGTCAGCGATGTCGATCAAAGCATCGCATTTTACTGCGACCGGCTTGGGTTTGAGACGCGATTCAAGGAGCCGAAGCGGAACCCTTTTTTCGCCATCGTCGGCCGCGACGGAGCGCAGATCTTCGTTAAGGCCGACAAGGATGTCTCGCCGCTTCCGAACCCCAAGCGTCATCCGAACATGTTGTGGGATGCCTTCGTCTATGCCCCGGACCCCGACGCTCTCGCCGCCGAATTTGCCGAGCATGGCGCAGAGTTCAGTGCACCGTTGAAAGATACGAGTTCCGGGCTGCGCGGCTTCGAGATTAGCGATCCGGATGGCTACGTGTTGTTCTTCGGGCGGCCAATTGGGGAGTAG
- a CDS encoding zinc-dependent dehydrogenase: MAHAGQLAVEASPQSIPATMQAAVYRGVNDVRLESVPVPEIGPGEILLRVHSCGVCGTDLKKIFTGSHSAPRIFGHETSGQVAAVGEAVRDFRPGDRVMVFHHIPCQQCFYCQNRTFAQCATYKKVGCTAGFEPSGGGFAEYVRVMDWIVERGTVRIPDATSYEQAAFVEPVNTCMKGIQALRLRQGETVLTIGQGPIGIILSILARRAGVTLITSDLYPERLRIGSSYGLDLTINASRINVVEHVRELTEGRGADAVILAVGGNSLIRTAMDVARPGGRVLLFAQTQHGETLIDPAAVCVEEKTLVGSYSASVDLQPESVRFVMNREMDLERLISHRFPLSESPQALDLAAHPQPSSMKIMIQPGAGWGG; this comes from the coding sequence ATGGCGCACGCCGGACAACTCGCGGTTGAAGCTTCCCCGCAATCCATCCCCGCGACGATGCAGGCCGCCGTCTACCGCGGCGTCAACGACGTCCGTCTCGAATCGGTTCCTGTCCCCGAAATCGGACCAGGCGAAATTCTCCTCCGCGTGCATTCCTGCGGTGTGTGCGGTACCGATCTTAAGAAAATCTTCACGGGCTCGCACTCAGCTCCCCGCATCTTCGGCCACGAAACTTCCGGCCAAGTCGCCGCCGTAGGCGAAGCCGTCCGCGACTTCCGCCCCGGCGACCGTGTCATGGTCTTCCATCACATTCCGTGCCAGCAGTGTTTCTACTGTCAGAATAGGACCTTCGCCCAATGCGCCACCTACAAGAAAGTCGGCTGCACGGCTGGCTTCGAGCCTTCCGGCGGCGGCTTCGCCGAATACGTCCGCGTCATGGATTGGATCGTCGAACGCGGCACGGTCCGCATTCCGGACGCCACCTCCTACGAACAGGCAGCGTTCGTCGAGCCCGTAAACACCTGTATGAAGGGCATCCAGGCCCTGCGCCTGCGCCAGGGCGAAACCGTGCTTACCATCGGACAGGGCCCGATTGGCATCATATTGAGTATCCTGGCCAGGCGCGCGGGGGTCACCTTAATTACTTCCGATTTGTATCCCGAGAGGCTTAGAATAGGATCAAGTTACGGATTAGACCTTACAATTAATGCTTCGCGGATAAATGTAGTCGAGCATGTCCGTGAGCTGACCGAGGGACGTGGCGCCGATGCGGTAATCCTCGCCGTCGGCGGCAACTCCCTGATTCGCACTGCGATGGATGTGGCCCGTCCCGGTGGACGGGTATTGCTTTTTGCGCAAACGCAGCATGGAGAAACATTGATCGATCCTGCGGCCGTCTGTGTCGAGGAGAAAACTCTGGTTGGGTCCTACAGTGCATCGGTCGATCTGCAACCCGAGTCGGTACGTTTTGTGATGAACCGTGAAATGGATCTGGAACGGCTGATCAGTCACCGCTTCCCGCTCTCCGAGAGCCCGCAAGCTCTGGATCTGGCCGCTCATCCGCAGCCTTCATCGATGAAGATCATGATTCAGCCCGGCGCAGGTTGGGGAGGTTAG
- a CDS encoding zinc-binding dehydrogenase, protein MNGKMTAAVLYGKEDLKIEKVPIPRVGDGEVLVKVQVALTCGTDLKVYQRGYHARMIVPPALFGHELAGVIEEVGAGVNGFKKGMRVVALNSAPCQMCFYCSKHQENLCEDLLFNNGAYAEYIRVPKRIVEANMLIIPPNVSVEEAAMTEPLACVLRGLHETGVEIGDTVTILGGGPIGLMFVQVARAIGCNVISVVKRDSQVEAAKHMGAHEIIQTTKVPNVVEAVRALSPQKRGCDVVVEAVGRTEAWEWAVDMVRKGGTVNFFGGCASGTKVQLETNRLHYSEITLKATFHHTPETVRRAFGLIAAKKIRPTDYITGEAPLSRLQQVLRHMLNRGSDIKTAIIPGH, encoded by the coding sequence GTGAACGGAAAAATGACCGCCGCCGTCCTGTACGGCAAAGAAGACCTCAAGATTGAAAAAGTACCGATCCCACGCGTGGGAGACGGAGAGGTTCTGGTCAAAGTCCAAGTCGCATTGACCTGCGGCACGGATCTGAAGGTATACCAGCGCGGGTACCATGCCCGCATGATCGTCCCTCCCGCGCTCTTCGGCCACGAACTCGCCGGAGTCATCGAGGAAGTCGGGGCCGGCGTCAACGGCTTCAAGAAGGGGATGCGCGTCGTCGCCCTCAACTCGGCTCCCTGCCAGATGTGCTTCTACTGCTCCAAGCATCAAGAAAACCTCTGCGAAGATCTGCTCTTTAATAACGGAGCTTACGCGGAATATATTCGTGTTCCGAAGCGCATCGTTGAAGCCAACATGCTGATTATTCCGCCCAACGTCAGCGTCGAAGAGGCCGCAATGACCGAGCCTCTGGCCTGCGTTTTACGTGGGCTGCATGAAACCGGCGTCGAGATCGGTGACACCGTCACTATTCTGGGTGGCGGTCCCATCGGCCTGATGTTTGTGCAGGTCGCCCGCGCCATCGGCTGCAATGTGATCTCCGTGGTCAAGCGCGACAGCCAGGTCGAAGCCGCCAAGCATATGGGCGCTCATGAAATTATTCAGACCACCAAAGTTCCGAATGTAGTCGAAGCGGTCCGCGCGTTGTCGCCGCAGAAGCGCGGCTGCGACGTGGTCGTCGAAGCCGTCGGCCGCACCGAAGCCTGGGAGTGGGCGGTCGACATGGTCCGTAAGGGGGGTACCGTAAACTTTTTCGGCGGCTGCGCCAGCGGGACGAAAGTGCAGCTCGAAACCAACCGCCTGCACTATTCCGAAATCACGCTGAAAGCCACGTTCCACCACACGCCGGAAACCGTTCGCCGGGCCTTCGGATTGATTGCGGCCAAAAAGATTCGCCCCACCGACTACATCACCGGTGAGGCGCCCTTGTCGCGCCTGCAGCAGGTTCTGCGCCATATGCTGAACCGCGGCAGCGACATCAAAACCGCCATCATTCCCGGCCACTAG